In Serratia sp. FDAARGOS_506, a genomic segment contains:
- the nudE gene encoding ADP compounds hydrolase NudE: MDKHLQKPKILKVETVARSRLFNVESVDLEFSNGVRRVYERMRPSDREAVMIVPVIGDDLLLIREYAVGTESYELGFPKGLIDPGEGVLEAANRELMEEVGYGAKRFDFLSKLTMAPSYFSSKMNIVLAHDLYPQSLEGDEPEPLPQVRWPIADMMALLAEPDFREARNVSALFLSEAFLRASR; encoded by the coding sequence ATGGATAAACACCTGCAAAAACCTAAAATTCTGAAAGTGGAAACCGTCGCGCGTTCGCGTTTGTTCAACGTCGAGTCGGTCGATTTGGAATTCAGCAACGGTGTTCGGCGGGTATATGAGCGCATGAGGCCTTCGGATCGCGAGGCGGTGATGATCGTGCCGGTGATTGGCGATGACCTGCTGCTGATCCGCGAATATGCGGTGGGCACCGAATCCTATGAGTTGGGGTTCCCGAAAGGGCTGATCGATCCCGGTGAGGGGGTGCTGGAGGCAGCCAACCGCGAGCTGATGGAAGAGGTGGGTTACGGCGCGAAGCGCTTTGATTTTCTCAGCAAGCTGACGATGGCGCCTTCTTACTTTTCCAGCAAAATGAATATCGTGCTGGCGCACGATCTCTATCCGCAGAGCCTGGAAGGGGACGAGCCGGAGCCCCTGCCGCAGGTGCGTTGGCCGATCGCCGACATGATGGCGCTGCTGGCGGAACCGGATTTTCGTGAGGCGCGCAACGTCAGCGCGCTGTTCCTCTCCGAAGCGTTTTTGCGCGCTTCGCGCTGA